One genomic window of Arvicola amphibius chromosome 4, mArvAmp1.2, whole genome shotgun sequence includes the following:
- the Nudt16l1 gene encoding LOW QUALITY PROTEIN: tudor-interacting repair regulator protein (The sequence of the model RefSeq protein was modified relative to this genomic sequence to represent the inferred CDS: inserted 1 base in 1 codon; deleted 3 bases in 2 codons) translates to MYVDWACVSWAESRMLIWAVGLDRIKMSTMTVPELKQISREEAMRLGPGWSHSCHAMLYAANPGQLFGRIPMRFSVLCRCAWGRTGLLGFPGGFVDRRFWSLEDGLNRVLAWAWAAAPYRTDYLSSHLTEGPQRVVAHLYARQLTLEQLHAVEISAVHSRDRWSWRLLGLVRGPTVHPEDRVGGFPNFLSNAFVSTAKYQLLFALKVLNMMPSEKLXEALASATEKQKKALEKAAPGGLILRRFLCGFLPLPWLSLPTGPGIPEKCAF, encoded by the exons ATGTACGTGGATTGGGCCTGTGTGTCGTGGGCGGAGTCGCGCATGCTCATTTGGGCGGTGGGCCTGGACCGTATCAAGATGTCGACCATGACGGTTCCGGAGCTGAAGCAGATCAGCCGGGAGGAAGCAATGCGCTTGGGACCCGGCTGGAGCCACTCTTGCCACGCCATGTTGTATGCCGCCAACCCCGGGCAGCTCTTCGGTCGTATTCCCATGCGGTTCTCAGTGCTG TGCAGATGCGCTTGGGGGCGGACTGGGCTGCTGGGCTTCCCCGGGGGTTTTGTGGACCGGCGCTTCTGGTCACTGGAGGATGGCTTGAACCGTGTGCTGGCCTGGGCCTGGGCGGCTGCGCCTTACCGAACTGATTACCTGAGCTCACACCTGACTGAGGGTCCACAACGCGTGGTGGCACATCTGTATGCA CGGCAGCTGACACTGGAGCAGCTGCATGCTGTGGAGATTAGCGCTGTGCACTCGCGGGACCGATGGTCCTGGAGGT TGCTGGGCCTTGTACGTGGTCCCACTGTACACCCAGAGGATCGAGTAGGAGGCTTTCCTAACTTCCTGAGCAATGCCTTCGTCAGCACTGCCAAGTACCAA CTCCTATTTGCCCTTAAGGTACTCAACATGATGCCCTCGGAAAAGC GCGAGGCCTTAGCCTCggccacagagaaacagaagaaggcCCTAGAAAAAGCTGCTCCCGGGGGCCTCATCCTGAGGAGGTTCCTGTGTGGGTTCTTGCCCCTCCCTTGGCTGTCTCTGCCTACAGGCCCTGGAATTCCCGAGAAGTGTGCCTTCTAG
- the Anks3 gene encoding LOW QUALITY PROTEIN: ankyrin repeat and SAM domain-containing protein 3 (The sequence of the model RefSeq protein was modified relative to this genomic sequence to represent the inferred CDS: inserted 1 base in 1 codon; deleted 7 bases in 6 codons; substituted 3 bases at 3 genomic stop codons), producing the protein MSELSDEASEPELLNHSLSMWYGLGAQVSREELDVPLDLHTAASIGQYEVVKECVQRRELDLNKKNGGGWTPLMYASYIGHDTIVHLLLEAGVSVNVPTPEGQTPLMLASSCGNESIAYFLLQQGAELEMKDIQGWTALFHCTSAGHQQMVKFLLDSGANANVREAXYGFTPLMEAAASGHEIIVQYFLNHGVKVDIRDHSGATARMLAKQYGHMKIVALMDTHSPALPKSLYRSPEKYEDLSSSDESWPIPQRQRPCRKKGLSIHEGPRALARITAIGLGGKTQTSYEQVPPRGYVTFTSSDENTLEVEGLCYRDVTSPINERDVESSSSSSREEPTFCTSLGPVWRSSSSDGLTRAQGLSSEASIESNEDSDHTRKSSVRKQTKSYLKNKNRYSNSDSQWPSSTGTVCTPGSEPQAEKSPYSGPQDLATLLEQIGVLKYLHVFEEQDVDLRIFXPSLKATLKEIGITLFGPKRKMTSAIARWHSSARPPSCALELAYADRLEAEMKCRSCYPCCEEAEALRWPGVQEQKNCVAVVESCLLEQDSARKDIHAPAQEAQTRAKDAALVLDQLRACQAELSARVRQDQSPTEDSLSPPFLSADSKGWPIPLQAXALPELSGXLEDCVHEMGQALCSVTQSLEKLQTLNGKKWREP; encoded by the exons GAGAGAGTTAGATTTGAATAAGAAGAATGGTGGTGGTTGGACCCCGCTGATGTATGCCTCCTACATTGGACACGATACCATTGTCCACCTGCTGCTCGAGGCAGGGGTGAGTGTGAATGTGCCGACCCCAGAAGGGCAGACTCCATTGATGCTGGCCTCCAGCTGTGGCAACGAGAGCATCGCCTACTTTCTGCTCCAG CAAGGTGCAGAGCTTGAAATGAAAGACATCCAGGGCTGGACTGCACTCTTTCACTGCACCAGTGCCGGCCACCAGCAGATGGTCAAGTTCCTCTTGGACAGTGGAGCCAATGCCAACGTGAG GGAAGCCTG ATATGGATTCACTCCTTTGATGGAAGCAGCTGCCTCTGGCCATGAGATAATTGTGCAGTATTTTCTGAATCAT GGAGTCAAAGTAGACATAAGAGACCACAGTGGAGCCACAGCCCGCATGCTGGCCAAGCAGTATGGTCACATGAAGATAGTGGCCTTGATGGATACTCACTCGCCTGCACTGCCTAAGAGCCTTTACCGGAGCCCAG aaaaatatgaagatCTGAGCTCTTCAGATGAGTCCTGGCCTATTCCTCAGCGCCAGAGGCCCTGTCGAAAGAAGGGCCTCAGCATCCACGAGGGGCCACGCGCTCTGGCCAGGATCACAGCTATTGGACTTGGAGGCAAGACCCAGACCAGCTATG agcaagttcctcCACGGGGCTATGTGACCTTCACCAGCAGTGATGAGAACACCTTGGAAGTTGAGGGCCTCTGCTACCGAGATGTCACCTCCCCCATTAATGAGCGGGATGtggagagcagcagcagcagcagccggg AGGAACCCACTTTCTGTACCAGTCTTGGGCCTGtgtggaggagcagcagcagcgaTGGCCTAACAAGAGCCCAGGGGCTCAGCAGTGAAGCTTCCATAGAAAGCAATGAG GATTCTGATCATACCCGCAAAAGCTCAGTCCGCAAACAAACCAAGAGTTATTTGAAGAATAAGAATCGTTAC AGCAACAGTGACAGTCAGTGGCCTTCCAGCACAGGGACTGTATGCACTCCAGGC TCTGAACCCCAAGCTGAAAAGTCCCCCTACTCAGGACCTCAG GACCTTGCCACACTGCTGGAGCAGATC GGTGTTCTGAAGTACCTGCACGTGTTTGAGGAACAGGATGTGGACCTTCGTATCTTCTGACCCTCACTGAAAGCGACCCTGAAGGAAATCGGCATTAC GTTGTTTGGGCCTAAAAGGAAGATGACCTCTGCCATTGCCCGCTGGCACAGTAGTGCC CGCCCCCCTAGTTGTGCCCTGGAGCTGGCCTATGCTGACCGACTAGAGGCTGAAATGAAATGCAGGAGCTGCTATCCA TGCtgtgaggaggcagaggcc CTTCGTTGGCCAGGTGTCCAAGAGCAGAAGAATTGCGTAGCTGTAGTGGAGAGCTGCCTCCTGGAGCAGGATAGTGCCCGAAAGGACATCCATGCCCCAGCGCAGGAGGCCCAGACCCGAGCTAAGGACGCTGCCCTTGTCCTGGACCAGCTTCG GGCCTGTCAGGCTGAGCTGTCAGCTCGAGTGAGGCAGGACCAGTCCCCTACTGAAGATTCCCTAAGTCCACCTTTTCTCTCGGCAG ATTCCAAAGGCTGGCCTATTCCCCTGCAGGCCTGAGCCCTCCCTGAGTTGTCAG GCCTGGAAGACTGTGTCCATGAGATGG GGCAGGCATTATGCTCTGTAACACAGAGTCTGGAGAAGCTACAGACGCTGAATGGGAAGAAATGGCGGGAACCGTAG